From Lysinibacillus sp. SGAir0095, the proteins below share one genomic window:
- the ispG gene encoding flavodoxin-dependent (E)-4-hydroxy-3-methylbut-2-enyl-diphosphate synthase, whose protein sequence is MSELIHRSKTRPVRVGNLTIGGSNELFIQSMCTTKTHDVEATVAEILRLEEAGCQIVRVAVPDERAANAIADIKKRIHIPLVADIHFDYKLALKAIENGIDKVRINPGNIGRREKVEAVVNAAKAKGIPIRIGVNAGSLERHILEKYGYPTADGMVESALHHIKILEDLDFHDIIVSMKASDVNLAIEAYEKAAKAFDYPLHLGITESGTLFAGTVKSAAGLGAILSKGIGNTLRISLSADPVEEIKVARELLKSFGLASNMATLISCPTCGRIEIDLISIANEVEEYISKLKVPLKVAVLGCAVNGPGEAREADIGIAGARGEGLLFMKGKTVRKVPEATMVEELKKEIDKLAAEMAEERDKKEAQV, encoded by the coding sequence ATGAGTGAACTCATTCACCGTTCAAAAACACGTCCTGTACGTGTAGGTAATTTAACGATTGGTGGTAGTAATGAACTATTCATCCAAAGTATGTGTACAACAAAAACACATGACGTGGAAGCAACAGTTGCAGAAATTCTACGTTTAGAAGAAGCGGGTTGTCAGATTGTACGTGTAGCTGTTCCAGATGAGCGTGCTGCCAATGCGATTGCTGATATAAAAAAACGTATTCATATTCCGTTAGTAGCGGATATTCATTTTGATTATAAGTTGGCTCTTAAGGCGATTGAAAATGGAATTGATAAAGTACGTATCAACCCTGGTAATATTGGTCGTCGCGAGAAAGTTGAAGCTGTAGTGAATGCAGCAAAAGCAAAAGGTATTCCAATCCGTATTGGTGTAAACGCTGGCTCATTAGAGAGACATATATTGGAAAAGTACGGATACCCTACAGCTGATGGTATGGTTGAATCGGCATTACATCATATTAAAATTTTGGAAGACTTGGATTTCCACGATATTATCGTTTCGATGAAAGCTTCTGATGTAAACCTTGCTATTGAAGCCTATGAAAAAGCAGCAAAAGCTTTCGACTACCCATTACACTTAGGGATTACAGAATCGGGTACTTTATTTGCTGGTACTGTTAAATCAGCGGCTGGTCTTGGAGCGATTCTATCAAAAGGTATTGGGAATACATTGCGTATTTCTTTATCGGCTGATCCAGTTGAAGAGATTAAGGTTGCACGTGAATTACTAAAATCCTTTGGCCTAGCTTCTAATATGGCTACGCTAATCTCTTGCCCTACTTGTGGTCGAATTGAAATCGATCTTATCTCAATTGCAAATGAGGTAGAAGAATACATTTCTAAGCTAAAGGTTCCTTTAAAAGTAGCTGTACTTGGCTGTGCAGTAAATGGTCCTGGCGAAGCACGTGAGGCAGATATCGGAATTGCTGGGGCACGCGGAGAAGGATTGTTATTTATGAAAGGAAAAACAGTTCGTAAAGTGCCTGAAGCAACAATGGTGGAAGAACTGAAAAAAGAAATCGATAAATTAGCAGCTGAAATGGCTGAAGAACGAGACAAGAAGGAAGCTCAAGTGTAA
- a CDS encoding pyridoxamine 5'-phosphate oxidase family protein translates to MSNTPEKIAAKILEDNMVGTMATIEGDKPHSRYMTFFNDNFTLYTVTKGNTHKVEELSKNPYTHILIGYDGKGLGDEFLEIEGKVEISSDHSMREKVWNKVLKGWFTGPDDPTMVILKVSPTQIKLMNSKRADPVIVNF, encoded by the coding sequence ATGTCTAACACACCAGAGAAAATTGCAGCAAAAATTTTGGAAGATAATATGGTAGGAACAATGGCAACCATCGAAGGAGACAAACCCCATTCTCGTTATATGACATTTTTTAATGATAATTTCACATTATATACAGTAACTAAAGGTAATACACATAAAGTAGAGGAATTATCTAAGAATCCATACACTCATATTCTCATTGGGTACGATGGTAAGGGATTAGGAGACGAGTTTTTAGAAATCGAAGGTAAAGTTGAAATTTCATCAGATCACTCAATGCGTGAAAAAGTTTGGAATAAAGTCTTAAAAGGTTGGTTTACTGGCCCAGATGATCCAACAATGGTTATTCTAAAAGTTAGCCCTACTCAAATTAAACTCATGAATTCAAAACGGGCAGATCCTGTTATAGTTAATTTTTAA
- a CDS encoding patatin-like phospholipase family protein — translation MLIDGVFSGGGIKGFAYIGAMQVLEEKNYRFKRVAGTSAGAIMACFIAAGYTSKEIENIFDELHLKSLLDPPKATRNLPFLRWLNLYFRMGLYKGKALEKWFYKKLAAKGILTFNDLPQGSLKLVASDLTNGRMIVIPDDLASYGIDWRTFSVAKALRMSCGIPFFFEPIKLNNSKGECLFVDGGILSNFPFWIFENGNKQRPTLGLKLSNPREDMPQQKINNGLNLFEALFSTMKNAHDERYISRRHERNIVFIPVEKYSATQFDLDEDTKETLIEIGRKRTSKFLQTWRPS, via the coding sequence ATGCTAATTGATGGGGTGTTCTCGGGTGGTGGAATAAAGGGATTTGCATATATAGGGGCAATGCAAGTTTTGGAAGAAAAAAATTATCGCTTTAAACGTGTTGCAGGAACGAGTGCGGGCGCGATTATGGCATGCTTTATTGCTGCTGGATATACGTCGAAAGAAATTGAAAATATTTTTGATGAACTACATTTAAAATCACTTCTTGATCCTCCAAAGGCTACGCGTAATCTTCCCTTCCTAAGGTGGTTGAATTTATATTTTCGAATGGGACTTTATAAAGGGAAAGCATTAGAAAAATGGTTTTATAAAAAATTAGCGGCTAAAGGTATTTTAACGTTTAATGATTTACCACAAGGTTCATTAAAGCTGGTAGCGTCTGATCTAACAAATGGAAGAATGATTGTCATTCCGGATGATTTAGCTTCCTATGGCATTGATTGGCGTACTTTTTCTGTAGCCAAAGCACTTCGTATGAGCTGCGGAATACCATTTTTCTTTGAACCAATAAAATTAAACAATAGTAAAGGTGAATGTCTATTTGTGGATGGGGGCATTCTCAGTAATTTTCCATTTTGGATTTTCGAAAATGGCAATAAACAACGTCCTACACTTGGATTGAAGTTAAGTAACCCACGAGAGGATATGCCTCAGCAAAAAATAAATAATGGATTAAATTTATTTGAGGCACTTTTTTCAACTATGAAGAATGCACATGATGAACGTTATATTTCAAGGAGGCACGAACGTAATATTGTTTTCATTCCTGTAGAAAAGTATAGTGCAACACAATTTGACTTGGATGAAGATACGAAGGAAACTCTAATTGAAATAGGCCGAAAACGAACTTCAAAATTCTTACAAACATGGAGACCCTCTTAA
- a CDS encoding DUF1189 family protein translates to MVKHSQIFIDSLIHPKKLAAYRLLTIGKTIQYVFLLIAVVTIYSFVQFLTGVSETSYNIQGLTEYVKDIQWLLYPFAFVLLTLTSTILIYIRISIYAFVGLVLLKMMNRRGEYRHMWRTAALAITWPTLLTVLFSILKMASIVSSILGILITIIILILASTKYPKLPKK, encoded by the coding sequence ATGGTTAAACACTCACAAATTTTTATTGATAGTCTAATTCATCCAAAAAAATTAGCAGCTTATAGATTATTAACTATTGGAAAAACGATTCAATATGTATTTCTATTAATCGCTGTAGTCACAATCTATTCATTTGTTCAATTTTTAACTGGTGTTTCAGAGACTTCATACAACATTCAAGGATTAACAGAATATGTGAAGGATATACAATGGCTACTATATCCTTTTGCCTTTGTACTATTAACACTTACTTCCACAATCCTCATTTATATTAGAATTAGTATCTATGCTTTTGTTGGACTAGTTCTATTAAAAATGATGAACCGTCGAGGAGAATATCGACATATGTGGCGTACTGCTGCACTAGCAATTACATGGCCAACACTGTTAACTGTTCTATTTTCAATACTAAAAATGGCTAGTATTGTCTCTAGTATACTTGGCATACTGATAACGATCATTATATTAATCTTAGCTTCAACAAAATATCCAAAATTACCAAAAAAATAA
- a CDS encoding DUF456 domain-containing protein, with protein MDIIAWVLIITCFVIAFIGLIYPIIPSVLFIVLGFIVYGLFYSFADLGWLFWTIEILFIILLFVADSLANLIGVKKFGGTKAGMWGSTIGLLVGPFIIPVVGILVGPFIGAVVGELIVTKTDYKQALKAGVGSLVGFLTSVVTKGAIQIIMIIIFIIAI; from the coding sequence TTGGATATAATTGCATGGGTGCTAATAATCACGTGTTTTGTCATTGCATTTATAGGTCTGATATACCCAATCATTCCTTCCGTACTCTTTATTGTACTAGGCTTTATCGTATATGGTTTGTTTTATTCATTTGCCGATTTAGGGTGGTTATTCTGGACCATCGAAATTTTATTTATCATCCTTTTATTTGTTGCAGATTCATTAGCTAACTTAATCGGGGTAAAAAAATTTGGTGGCACAAAAGCAGGTATGTGGGGGAGTACAATCGGTTTACTAGTAGGACCATTTATAATCCCTGTAGTGGGTATTTTAGTTGGACCATTTATAGGTGCTGTTGTTGGAGAGCTTATTGTGACTAAAACAGACTATAAACAAGCTTTAAAGGCTGGGGTAGGATCTTTGGTAGGGTTTTTAACATCTGTCGTTACAAAAGGTGCAATTCAAATAATTATGATTATTATTTTTATCATTGCGATCTAA
- a CDS encoding superoxide dismutase, whose translation MAYELPQLTYAYDALEPNIDAKTMEIHHTKHHNTYVTSLNAAVEGTEFAGKDLLDLISNIDALPADKQTAVRNHGGGHANHTLFWEILAPGGATAPTGELASAIEAKFGSFDAFKQEFATAAAGRFGSGWAWLVVDGGEIAITSTPNQDSPVMEGKTPILGLDVWEHAYYLNYQNRRPDYISAFWNVVNWDVVESKYQAAK comes from the coding sequence ATGGCTTATGAATTACCACAATTAACTTATGCTTATGATGCGTTAGAACCAAACATTGATGCGAAAACTATGGAAATCCACCATACTAAACATCACAACACTTATGTAACAAGCTTAAACGCTGCAGTTGAAGGAACAGAATTTGCAGGTAAAGATCTTTTAGACCTTATCTCAAACATCGATGCTCTTCCAGCTGACAAACAAACAGCTGTACGTAACCATGGTGGTGGACATGCTAACCATACATTATTCTGGGAAATCTTAGCTCCAGGTGGTGCAACAGCTCCAACTGGTGAATTAGCATCTGCTATCGAAGCTAAATTTGGTAGCTTTGACGCTTTCAAACAAGAGTTTGCTACAGCTGCTGCTGGCCGTTTCGGTTCAGGATGGGCTTGGTTAGTAGTTGATGGTGGCGAAATCGCAATCACTTCTACACCAAACCAAGACTCTCCTGTAATGGAAGGTAAAACTCCTATCCTAGGCTTAGACGTTTGGGAACATGCTTACTACTTAAACTACCAAAATCGTCGTCCGGACTACATCTCTGCATTCTGGAATGTAGTAAACTGGGACGTTGTAGAATCTAAATACCAAGCTGCAAAATAA